A genomic region of Pristiophorus japonicus isolate sPriJap1 chromosome 22, sPriJap1.hap1, whole genome shotgun sequence contains the following coding sequences:
- the LOC139234712 gene encoding uncharacterized protein: MLCPGADCDFAEALRRGNLLQCRRWLQEDRTVLSVRGWNGFTPLHHVAYRGYKELAYLLLEHGADSNLPNDAGETPFHFACRRGELYIMHQMVKKGANVLALDYQGKTALHQAVSGGNIAAIRYLEEMGHFSFRDPDKFLLTPLHIAASIGNEEVIKYLLREMRCRVEATDAWGMTPMHVAAHTGSVPICWLLMLEAGFSILHVQNKDGLTPLDLAKQGKTHRHQEVAKLLNKCSKEPQNGKPKEPIGLYYRCLLFPGVVSSVVFLLTSYMGSYGGVFSALVFAILARTVFFQYHRISHFSRLPNPVYVGTFAAGILHSLYCFYCRILPVLWPASLLLCCMTVLATLLLWMFKEMLTRDPGNLQKSGCGSEYSTIAQLIEANQNPLRFCIYCEVIQPEWTKHCKLCNTCMVNFDHHCLFLMNCVAQKNHQLFVLFLMVVLISHLAFIASAVYSLHLQYGLTLEVLQNLLGCESWVVALVLMNVATVVWELVVLKDQLVMISVNSTSTFWHTSNHPACTWGQRLKNIAAFLITGNSSHGKFSSQF; the protein is encoded by the exons GTTGGAATGGCTTCACACCGCTGCACCACGTTGCGTATCGTGGCTACAAGGAGTTGGCGTATCTACTGCTGGAACACGGGGCGGACAGCAACCTCCCGAACGATGCGGGAGAGACTCCCTTTCACTTTGCCTGCAG GCGTGGGGAACTCTACATTATGCATCAGATGGTGAAGAAAGGAGCGAATGTGCTGGCACTAGATTACCAGGGGAAGACAGCGCTTCACCAGGCCGTGTCCGGTGGAAATAT AGCCGCCATCCGTTACCTGGAGGAAATGGGCCACTTCAGCTTCCGTGACCCGGACAAGtttctgttgacccctctgcacatCGCAGCCTCCATCGGCAATGAGGAGGTTATTAAATACCTGCTGAGAGAGATG AGGTGCAGAGTCGAAGCGACTGACGCTTGGGGCATGACGCCCATGCACGTGGCAGCTCACACTGGATCAGTCCCCATCTGCTGGCTGCTGATGCTGGAAGCCGGCTTCTCCATCCTGCACGTGCAGAATAAGGATGGGCTTACTCCGCTGGATCTCGCAAAGCAAGGGAAAACGCACAG ACACCAGGAAGTGGCCAAGTTACTGAACAAGTGCAGTAAGGAGCCGCAGAATGGGAAGCCCAAGGAGCCAATCG GTCTATACTACAGATGCCTGCTCTTCCCAGGGGTCGTGAGCTCGGTCGTGTTTCTTCTCACGAGCTACATGGGGAGTTATGGGGGCGTTTTCAGCGCTTTGGTTTTTGCCATTCTTGCCCGGACAGTTTTTTTCCAATACCACCGAATCTCTCACTTCTCCAG GTTACCAAATCcagtgtatgtcggcacctttgCTGCAGGGATCCTTCACTCTTTGTACTGCTTCTACTGCAGGATCCTGCCAG TTCTGTGGCCAGCAAGCCTACTGTTGTGCTGCATGACTGTACTGGCCACCCTTTTGCTCTGGATGTTCAAGGAGATGTTAACCAGAGACCCCGGGAATCTGCAGAAATCTGGCTGTGGATCTGAGTATTCAACCATCGCTCAGCTTATTGAAGCAAACCAGAATCCGTTAAGATTCTGCATCTACTGTGAG GTTATTCAGCCAGAATGGACGAAGCACTGCAAACTCTGCAACACCTGCATGGTGAACTTTGACCACCACTGCTTGTTCCTGATGAACTGCGTGGCCCAAAAAAATCACCAGCTCTTCGTTCTGTTCCTCATGGTAGTCCTCATCTCCCACCTGGCCTTCATAGCATCGGCCGTGTATTCCTTGCACCTTCAGTACGGCCTGACCCTGGAGGTGCTCCAGAACCTTCTGGGCTGCGAGTCCTGGGTGGTGGCACTGGTCCTGATGAACGTGGCCACTGTGGTGTGGGAACTGGTCGTCCTGAAGGATCAGCTCGTGATGATCTCCGTAAACTCCACGTCCACCTTCTGGCACACGTCAAACCACCCGGCCTGCACATGGGGTCAGCGTTTGAAAAACATCGCGGCATTCCTCATCACCGGGAACAGCAGCCATGGGAAATTCTCAAGCCAGTTTTGA